One Candidatus Paceibacterota bacterium genomic window carries:
- a CDS encoding CAP domain-containing protein has product MFSWLKKHFIPHEGNNHRPHILRDVSTRNIVAIIILFELFTFLIPTLTHLNTKGGMATVLPAVLDDLTNIERQSQNLPTLTVSPILNKAAEMKANDMATKSYFSHTSPEGKTPWYWLMQVGYKYQYAGENLAINFSDSRDVTNAWMASPTHRANIVKGNYTEIGTGIAKGIYQGRETIFVAQVYANPLPETVTQNQPQKTTTKITVTTPKVANTKEPANVLGTETVENVENTPNNAILNTTTNPIQNPTFWQKLLASPRNTTNIILYVIFGIIFIALLLYIILKMKNHHIDLITNGLIVLAIIGAIFSINYYLSHHNMIITQSLDYSIQN; this is encoded by the coding sequence ATGTTTTCTTGGCTTAAAAAACATTTTATTCCACACGAAGGAAATAATCATCGCCCGCATATCTTGCGGGATGTGAGCACTCGCAATATCGTCGCGATTATTATTTTATTTGAGCTCTTCACTTTCTTAATCCCGACACTCACGCATCTAAACACCAAAGGGGGCATGGCCACTGTCTTGCCCGCAGTTTTGGATGATCTTACAAATATTGAACGACAATCTCAAAATCTTCCGACTTTAACCGTGAGTCCGATTTTAAACAAGGCAGCCGAAATGAAAGCAAATGACATGGCGACAAAAAGCTATTTCTCCCACACCAGTCCTGAAGGAAAAACCCCTTGGTATTGGCTCATGCAAGTCGGTTACAAATACCAATACGCGGGTGAAAACCTCGCTATTAATTTTAGCGACTCCAGAGATGTTACGAATGCGTGGATGGCGAGCCCTACCCACAGAGCAAATATCGTAAAAGGGAACTACACAGAGATAGGCACAGGAATCGCAAAAGGCATTTATCAAGGCAGAGAAACAATATTCGTGGCACAAGTATATGCAAATCCTTTACCAGAAACAGTAACTCAAAACCAGCCCCAAAAAACAACTACAAAAATAACAGTAACAACACCTAAGGTTGCAAACACAAAAGAACCAGCAAATGTTCTCGGAACAGAGACCGTAGAAAATGTAGAAAATACCCCTAACAACGCTATTCTAAATACCACAACAAATCCAATTCAAAATCCTACTTTCTGGCAAAAATTATTGGCTTCGCCTCGCAACACTACCAATATAATTCTTTACGTTATTTTTGGAATAATTTTTATTGCATTGCTTTTATATATTATTCTAAAAATGAAAAATCATCATATTGATTTAATAACAAATGGCTTAATCGTTCTGGCTATTATCGGGGCAATTTTTTCTATAAACTATTATTTAAGCCATCACAATATGATAATCACTCAAAGTTTAGATTATTCAATTCAGAACTAG
- the rpmA gene encoding 50S ribosomal protein L27, with product MAHRKAGGTAKNLRDSNPQYLGIKLTDGQKAQSGSIIVRQRGTAIMAGVNVSTGKDHTLFAIKDGIVKFGTKRKTSFNGKTAVKKLVNVVS from the coding sequence ATGGCACATAGAAAGGCGGGCGGAACCGCGAAAAACTTAAGAGATTCAAATCCACAATACCTTGGCATAAAGCTTACAGATGGCCAAAAGGCTCAATCTGGGTCTATTATCGTTCGTCAACGAGGTACAGCTATAATGGCTGGTGTAAACGTATCTACAGGCAAAGATCATACCCTTTTCGCTATTAAAGACGGGATAGTAAAATTTGGCACTAAACGCAAAACATCTTTCAACGGCAAAACTGCGGTTAAAAAATTAGTAAACGTAGTATCTTAA
- a CDS encoding Ada metal-binding domain-containing protein, which yields MSLHNSQEKINPVKDREGSQRPSVFNGVKQFIESEKGKDILVVVIVILVGIGSFELGRLSKKNSQKGLKIEYTNPITGKTANVLSAFINSENRAPAENNTNNSGKNFFASSKGSKYYSLGCSAGKTIKQENRVYFTTGEEAQAAGYTLSTSCR from the coding sequence ATGAGTCTACACAATTCCCAAGAAAAAATCAACCCCGTTAAAGACCGCGAGGGCTCGCAGCGACCCTCTGTCTTTAACGGGGTCAAGCAATTCATAGAAAGCGAAAAGGGGAAGGATATTTTAGTAGTTGTTATTGTAATTCTAGTGGGCATAGGGTCATTTGAGCTAGGTAGACTATCAAAGAAAAACAGCCAGAAAGGCCTAAAAATCGAATATACGAACCCAATTACGGGCAAAACGGCTAATGTTCTATCTGCGTTCATAAATAGCGAAAATAGGGCACCAGCTGAAAATAATACAAATAATTCAGGAAAAAATTTCTTTGCTTCAAGCAAGGGAAGTAAATATTATTCTCTAGGTTGTTCTGCTGGGAAAACTATCAAACAAGAAAACAGAGTTTACTTTACAACAGGGGAAGAGGCGCAAGCGGCCGGATATACGCTTTCTACCTCGTGTAGGTAA
- a CDS encoding S41 family peptidase: MQKFADFLKTRRVAFTILIVFLFMITFIGGVYVGDSNRPEIDKVIGISNKETQVITKTDFAPFWKVWNIINEKSPSVGKTTDQDKVYGAIGGLVSSLNDPYSVFFNPDETKSFEEEIAGNFDGIGIEVGLKDKILTVIAPLKNTPAYQANIKSGDKILKIDSTMTSSLSIDEAIKLIRGPKGTAVTLTILREGSDKPEEIKIVRDTINIPTLDTEKRTDGIFVIKLYSFSANSANLFRNAMKKFSESGSDKLLLDLRGNPGGYLDAAVDMASWFLPSGKTVVTEDYGNNRKAEIFRSKGYNIFNDKLKFVILIDGGSASASEILAGAMQDNKRAKLVGSQSFGKGSVQEVVDVTPDTILKITVAKWLTPNGTSISEKGLTPDYPVEITQKDLDTKIDPQMDKAVELLLKS; encoded by the coding sequence ATGCAAAAATTCGCTGATTTTTTAAAAACAAGACGTGTCGCTTTCACTATTTTAATAGTTTTTTTGTTTATGATTACTTTCATCGGAGGCGTGTATGTCGGCGACTCAAACAGACCGGAGATAGATAAGGTCATAGGTATTTCCAATAAAGAAACCCAGGTCATAACAAAAACAGACTTTGCCCCATTTTGGAAAGTTTGGAATATCATTAATGAAAAGAGTCCGTCTGTAGGTAAAACTACTGACCAAGACAAGGTCTACGGAGCTATTGGAGGGCTTGTAAGCTCGTTAAACGACCCATACAGCGTATTTTTTAATCCAGACGAGACAAAGTCTTTTGAGGAAGAAATTGCCGGTAATTTTGATGGTATTGGCATTGAAGTAGGATTAAAAGATAAAATACTCACGGTTATCGCTCCGCTCAAAAATACTCCCGCTTATCAGGCAAATATAAAATCCGGCGATAAAATTCTTAAAATTGACTCAACTATGACTTCTAGCTTAAGTATTGACGAAGCAATTAAATTAATAAGAGGGCCAAAAGGAACGGCAGTTACGCTCACAATTTTGAGAGAGGGAAGCGACAAACCGGAAGAAATAAAAATTGTGCGAGATACTATAAACATACCAACCTTGGATACGGAAAAAAGAACCGATGGGATTTTCGTAATAAAACTTTATAGTTTTTCTGCCAATTCCGCCAATCTTTTCCGCAATGCCATGAAGAAATTTTCAGAATCTGGTTCAGACAAACTTTTGCTTGATTTGCGAGGAAATCCTGGTGGATATTTGGATGCCGCTGTGGATATGGCAAGCTGGTTCTTGCCAAGCGGAAAAACCGTCGTGACTGAAGACTACGGCAATAATAGAAAGGCGGAGATCTTTAGAAGCAAGGGTTATAATATTTTTAATGACAAATTGAAATTTGTAATTTTGATAGACGGCGGTTCAGCTTCGGCTTCTGAAATTCTGGCTGGGGCTATGCAAGATAACAAAAGGGCAAAATTAGTAGGAAGTCAAAGTTTCGGCAAGGGATCAGTACAAGAAGTCGTCGACGTGACTCCAGATACGATTTTAAAAATTACCGTGGCAAAATGGCTGACTCCTAATGGAACTTCCATCTCTGAAAAGGGTTTAACGCCGGATTACCCTGTGGAAATAACTCAAAAAGATTTAGATACAAAAATAGATCCACAAATGGATAAGGCAGTAGAATTATTGTTAAAATCATGA
- the rplI gene encoding 50S ribosomal protein L9, translating into MKVIFLKDVPRVGKKYVIKDVNDGYALNFLIPRKLAEMATPNAIAQLEKKMKNIRIERETQESLLLKNLEEIKGKIVTIKSKADEKGHLFSGIKNKEIIKEMKAQHGAEISEESIVLEKPIKEIGEFEIPISVKDKKSYFKLKVEKA; encoded by the coding sequence ATGAAAGTAATATTTTTAAAAGACGTACCGAGAGTAGGAAAAAAATATGTCATTAAGGACGTCAATGACGGATACGCTTTGAATTTTTTGATTCCAAGAAAGCTAGCAGAAATGGCGACTCCAAACGCGATCGCTCAACTGGAAAAGAAAATGAAAAATATCAGAATAGAAAGAGAAACTCAGGAAAGCCTTCTCTTGAAAAATTTGGAAGAAATAAAAGGGAAAATCGTCACCATAAAATCTAAAGCGGATGAAAAAGGGCATTTATTTTCCGGAATAAAAAATAAGGAAATCATAAAAGAAATGAAAGCTCAACACGGAGCTGAGATCAGCGAAGAATCCATTGTGTTAGAAAAACCGATTAAAGAAATAGGGGAGTTTGAAATCCCAATTTCTGTAAAAGATAAAAAGTCTTATTTTAAACTAAAAGTAGAGAAAGCTTAA
- a CDS encoding PAS domain S-box protein, with amino-acid sequence MNMARLWRKTFSKIKEILATIWQYIFALDYVKSHKLEMSESEQKFRLIAESVNNAIITFDDAGLVVYWNKSAKRIFGYDEREVLGKSFILGKNEKENNWNVEKNTSVEIIGVRKNGEEFPLKVSYSSWKIGVKIFHTAIARDVGRYRESEQKLRDYAQKMEEGKAFDDALLLSIADGILVTDTIGRITYINKALEGLCGMKSSELLHHDLDESIPFFDEFKRRVPRDKRPIYIALDAEKRKEFSSVAKSATFYLANKKSKRLIPLSISSAPLVIDGSVRGAIGVWRDITNEKEINKAKDEFLSLAAHQLRTPLTTISLTTEMLMKNVVGDINKENRKYLKSIFKEVKNMTEMVQTFLNISRIEMGKFEIKPKPVKLFEEIEEIAEAVLPQINHKKVRFKKKYDKNLPTLNLDRRVFRIILENLLSNAIKYSRLNGQITLLAKETSNNAIIQVTDNGIGIPKKDQDKIFTKMFRAKNVSEIKSNGSGLGLYLVKNLAEQNGYKVSVKSKEGKGTTFSISLPL; translated from the coding sequence ATGAACATGGCGCGTTTGTGGAGAAAAACATTTTCGAAAATAAAAGAAATTTTAGCTACAATATGGCAATACATTTTTGCGCTTGATTATGTCAAATCGCACAAATTAGAAATGTCCGAAAGCGAGCAAAAATTCCGCCTTATTGCCGAATCGGTAAACAATGCAATCATTACATTCGATGATGCCGGACTCGTGGTGTATTGGAACAAGAGCGCCAAACGCATTTTCGGCTATGATGAGAGGGAAGTCCTTGGAAAGTCATTTATTTTAGGTAAGAACGAAAAAGAGAACAACTGGAACGTAGAAAAAAATACCTCTGTCGAGATAATTGGTGTGCGGAAAAACGGTGAAGAATTTCCCCTGAAAGTTTCATATTCGTCGTGGAAAATCGGCGTGAAGATTTTTCATACAGCAATAGCCCGCGATGTCGGACGTTACCGTGAATCAGAACAGAAACTTCGGGATTATGCTCAAAAAATGGAGGAAGGCAAAGCATTCGATGATGCGCTTCTTTTGAGTATTGCCGACGGTATTCTGGTAACCGATACAATCGGCAGAATTACTTACATCAACAAAGCGCTCGAGGGGCTCTGTGGTATGAAGTCTTCTGAGTTATTACACCATGATCTGGATGAAAGTATCCCTTTTTTTGATGAGTTTAAGAGAAGAGTGCCACGGGACAAACGGCCTATATATATAGCGCTCGATGCAGAAAAAAGAAAAGAATTCTCGTCAGTCGCAAAATCTGCTACCTTTTATTTGGCTAATAAAAAAAGTAAACGCCTAATTCCTTTATCTATTAGTTCTGCACCGCTCGTAATAGATGGCAGTGTCAGGGGAGCGATCGGAGTTTGGCGCGACATCACCAATGAAAAAGAGATAAATAAAGCGAAAGATGAATTTTTATCTTTAGCAGCACATCAATTACGAACCCCGCTCACTACTATTTCTTTAACCACAGAAATGCTGATGAAAAATGTGGTAGGGGATATAAATAAGGAGAATAGAAAATATTTGAAAAGCATTTTTAAAGAGGTGAAAAATATGACAGAGATGGTTCAAACATTCTTAAATATTTCCCGTATAGAAATGGGTAAATTTGAAATAAAGCCGAAACCGGTAAAATTATTCGAGGAGATAGAAGAAATAGCCGAAGCAGTATTGCCTCAAATTAATCACAAGAAAGTCCGTTTTAAGAAGAAATATGATAAAAATCTTCCTACTCTAAACTTAGACAGAAGAGTTTTTAGAATAATTCTTGAAAATCTTCTTTCAAATGCTATTAAATATTCGAGACTAAACGGTCAGATAACTCTACTTGCAAAAGAAACTAGTAATAATGCTATAATACAAGTTACGGATAATGGTATTGGTATTCCGAAAAAAGATCAAGACAAAATATTTACAAAAATGTTTCGAGCAAAAAATGTTTCTGAAATCAAAAGCAATGGTTCAGGATTGGGTCTTTATTTGGTAAAAAATCTTGCAGAACAAAATGGTTATAAGGTCTCTGTCAAATCAAAAGAAGGCAAAGGCACTACTTTTTCAATTTCTTTGCCTCTCTAA
- a CDS encoding queuosine precursor transporter, whose product MQTNQKNYKYLGVISVFFVSILLISNVASTKILDFGLFTFDGGTLLFPLSYIFGDILTEVYGYKKGRSVIWLGFFMALLMSVIFIIVGKLPPAVGWDNQAAYDAILGLTPRIVIASLIAYLCGEFSNSYVLAKMKIWTNGKWLWTRTIGSTLIGELIDSTLFISIAFLGVLPNSLLFTLIISNYIFKTAVEVLFTPATYKVVKFLKREEGEDYYDKDTDFNPFRV is encoded by the coding sequence ATGCAAACAAATCAAAAAAATTATAAATATCTTGGAGTGATCAGTGTTTTCTTTGTTTCTATTTTATTAATTTCTAATGTTGCTTCGACAAAGATTTTAGATTTTGGTTTGTTTACTTTTGATGGGGGAACTTTGCTTTTTCCTCTTTCTTATATCTTTGGAGATATATTAACCGAAGTTTATGGTTATAAAAAAGGGAGAAGCGTTATTTGGCTTGGATTTTTTATGGCTTTATTGATGTCAGTTATTTTTATAATAGTGGGCAAACTTCCTCCTGCAGTAGGTTGGGATAATCAAGCTGCGTATGATGCCATTTTAGGGTTAACACCGAGAATTGTGATAGCAAGTTTAATAGCCTACCTCTGTGGGGAATTTTCTAATTCGTATGTTTTAGCCAAAATGAAAATATGGACTAATGGTAAATGGCTCTGGACTAGAACAATAGGATCAACTCTCATCGGAGAGCTGATAGACAGCACTCTTTTTATTTCGATAGCTTTCCTTGGCGTCCTTCCTAATTCTTTGCTTTTTACCTTAATAATTTCCAATTATATATTCAAAACTGCAGTGGAGGTGCTGTTTACGCCGGCTACTTATAAAGTTGTGAAATTCCTAAAGAGGGAAGAGGGCGAAGATTATTACGACAAAGACACAGATTTTAATCCGTTTAGAGTTTAA
- the rpmG gene encoding 50S ribosomal protein L33, translating to MSQDRLIKLACGTCKRINYWSSKNKKLVTKKIELKKYCKWCKKQTKHKEVKK from the coding sequence ATGTCACAAGATAGACTTATAAAACTTGCTTGCGGAACTTGCAAACGCATAAATTACTGGTCCAGCAAGAACAAAAAACTCGTTACTAAAAAAATCGAGCTTAAAAAATATTGCAAATGGTGCAAAAAGCAGACGAAGCATAAGGAGGTTAAAAAGTAG
- the mltG gene encoding endolytic transglycosylase MltG — translation MKKYIITLIFLFVVLISTLVFYYKFDPSLLTRISFYLSLANPSMRIVRVEEGLRKEQVAQVVADKLNWNTQEKEDFINASVEGYYFPKTYLIYKDDDPSTVKTTMLDEFNKQVSTVKKPKSKQITNEDTVIKIASIIQREAGSKDDMALISGIIWNRIFNGMKLQVDATLQYAKGSEEDGWWQNVTSEDKKINSSYNTYLYAGLPPGPIANPGLAAINAAYNPQKTNCLFYLHDKNRKIHCAATYEQHKKNIDAFLK, via the coding sequence ATGAAGAAATATATTATTACATTAATTTTTCTTTTCGTTGTACTGATATCCACTTTGGTTTTTTACTATAAATTCGATCCGTCTCTGCTCACTAGGATTTCTTTTTATTTGAGCCTGGCGAACCCTTCTATGCGCATAGTCAGGGTGGAGGAGGGTCTGCGCAAAGAACAAGTGGCGCAGGTGGTGGCAGACAAGCTCAATTGGAACACGCAGGAAAAAGAGGATTTTATTAATGCAAGCGTGGAGGGCTATTATTTCCCAAAAACTTATTTAATCTACAAGGATGACGATCCTTCTACGGTCAAAACAACGATGCTTGACGAATTTAATAAACAAGTAAGTACCGTTAAAAAACCAAAATCCAAACAAATAACCAATGAAGACACTGTCATCAAAATCGCTTCTATCATCCAGCGGGAAGCGGGGAGTAAAGATGATATGGCTTTGATTTCCGGAATAATTTGGAATCGTATTTTCAATGGAATGAAACTGCAAGTAGACGCGACTTTGCAATATGCCAAGGGTAGCGAAGAAGATGGATGGTGGCAAAATGTAACCTCTGAGGATAAAAAAATAAACTCTTCATACAATACTTACCTCTATGCTGGACTACCGCCCGGACCTATCGCAAACCCAGGCCTGGCTGCCATCAATGCTGCCTACAATCCGCAAAAAACCAATTGTCTTTTTTACTTGCACGATAAAAATAGAAAAATCCACTGCGCGGCAACTTACGAACAGCACAAAAAAAATATAGATGCTTTTTTGAAATAA
- a CDS encoding phage holin family protein: MKTFIHFIVSTIAILITAYILPGVHVSGLLAAFVLAVVLGAINLILRPILIFLTLPITIFTLGLFVLVINGLLVMLASYIVPGFTVDSFWSAFLFGIVLAIIGWVLQVFEKRE; this comes from the coding sequence ATGAAAACATTTATACATTTTATCGTTTCGACGATAGCAATATTAATAACAGCTTATATCTTGCCCGGAGTGCATGTCAGCGGATTATTGGCAGCCTTTGTTCTAGCTGTCGTTCTTGGAGCCATTAATCTTATCTTGCGTCCGATACTTATATTTTTAACTTTGCCTATCACAATCTTCACCCTCGGTCTTTTTGTTTTAGTTATAAATGGATTGTTGGTCATGCTGGCAAGCTACATCGTCCCAGGGTTTACAGTGGACAGTTTCTGGTCTGCGTTTTTATTCGGTATTGTCCTTGCAATCATAGGCTGGGTCTTGCAAGTATTTGAGAAAAGAGAATAA
- a CDS encoding tyrosine-type recombinase/integrase produces MNSKNVTQPISQYILPFLDYCEIEKGLSNNTQRNYEQYLKLFTDWLKKNNNEDLKPHELTANHIWDYRLYLARSYKTRSGEYLGKKSQNYYLIAVRALLDFLADRDIETLSSSKVKLAKQKTDETISFLEVRDIEEMLKTSDIKTSIGLRDRTIMELFFSSGMRISELVALNVDQMSFLKDKDTKRTFELSIVGKGKHIRTIFISPRAALWLRIYLASRKDVQKKPLFINHRGKDIDDDHRLTPRSIQKMISRCAILAGISKKVTPHTLRHSYATDLLSHGADLRSVQELLGHKNVATTQIYTHVTNKGLRDIHEKFHGGKELDNK; encoded by the coding sequence ATGAACAGCAAAAATGTCACTCAACCAATATCCCAATATATTCTCCCCTTTCTTGATTACTGTGAAATTGAAAAAGGATTATCTAATAATACACAACGCAATTATGAGCAGTATCTTAAATTATTTACTGATTGGCTAAAGAAAAATAATAATGAAGACTTGAAGCCACATGAATTAACCGCAAACCATATTTGGGATTATAGGTTATATTTAGCTCGAAGCTATAAAACGCGTTCTGGCGAATATTTGGGTAAGAAATCTCAAAATTATTATCTTATAGCGGTACGCGCTCTCCTTGATTTTCTTGCTGATCGTGATATAGAAACACTTTCCTCTTCTAAGGTTAAATTAGCTAAACAAAAAACAGATGAAACTATTTCTTTTCTTGAAGTTCGCGACATTGAAGAAATGCTAAAAACATCTGATATAAAAACTTCTATTGGTCTTCGCGATCGCACAATCATGGAACTATTCTTTTCGTCTGGTATGCGTATTTCTGAATTAGTAGCATTAAATGTTGATCAGATGTCATTTTTGAAAGATAAGGATACAAAACGTACATTTGAGCTTTCTATTGTTGGAAAAGGGAAACACATACGAACTATATTTATTTCTCCTCGCGCGGCTCTATGGCTTAGGATTTACCTAGCGTCAAGAAAAGATGTTCAGAAGAAGCCCTTATTCATAAATCATCGCGGAAAAGATATAGATGATGATCACAGACTTACTCCCCGCTCAATACAGAAAATGATTTCAAGATGTGCAATACTTGCAGGAATTTCAAAAAAAGTTACGCCACATACGCTTCGCCATAGCTATGCTACCGATCTTTTGAGCCATGGGGCTGACTTACGAAGTGTGCAAGAGCTTCTAGGCCATAAGAATGTTGCTACGACGCAGATTTATACCCACGTAACAAACAAGGGGCTTAGAGATATACATGAAAAGTTTCATGGAGGAAAGGAGCTTGATAATAAATAA
- the alr gene encoding alanine racemase: protein MKKNLPLSYTELSKRNLIHNIKQFKNLAKKGTQFSVAIKGNAYGHGQNEVAQILEPYVDYFQVDSFEELRLLRKVSKKKVLVLGYIQKLNLLEAVKLSCILTVFSIQQIKHISAMADILKIKQEIHLPVDAYLGREGFLLDELPKVFGEIKKCKFIKLTGIYAHFANIEDTSNFTHAQKQIKEYQKALKLAEKFNFKNLQTHISATSGLLAYETGKGIHPIIRLGIGVYGMWPSENLKLLYKNKINLKPVFTWKTKIAQIKIMPSGRTIGYGLTYKTKKETKIAIIPQGYADGFDRGFSNNGVVLIKGTRCKILGRVSMNMFTVDVSHLKGVRMEDEVVLLGKQGKSEITAEEMAKRINTINYEMTTRISALLPRIIVNYET, encoded by the coding sequence GTGAAAAAGAATTTACCCCTCTCATATACAGAGCTTTCGAAAAGAAATTTAATTCACAATATTAAACAATTTAAAAATTTAGCCAAAAAAGGGACCCAATTCTCCGTTGCTATCAAGGGAAACGCTTATGGTCATGGACAGAATGAAGTGGCTCAAATTCTTGAGCCGTATGTGGATTATTTCCAGGTTGATAGTTTTGAAGAGTTAAGATTGTTGCGAAAAGTAAGCAAGAAAAAAGTTTTAGTTTTAGGATATATACAAAAGCTAAATTTATTAGAAGCCGTTAAACTCAGTTGTATTTTGACTGTTTTTTCAATACAGCAAATAAAGCATATATCAGCCATGGCTGATATATTAAAAATAAAACAAGAAATACATTTACCCGTAGACGCATATCTAGGACGAGAAGGATTTTTATTAGACGAATTGCCAAAAGTTTTTGGAGAAATAAAAAAGTGCAAATTTATAAAACTCACTGGCATTTATGCGCATTTTGCAAACATTGAAGATACTTCTAATTTTACTCATGCGCAAAAGCAAATAAAAGAATATCAAAAAGCTTTAAAATTGGCAGAAAAATTTAATTTTAAAAACCTACAAACACACATATCAGCGACTTCTGGACTTTTAGCTTATGAAACAGGAAAGGGGATTCATCCAATTATACGCTTAGGTATTGGCGTTTATGGAATGTGGCCTTCTGAAAATTTGAAATTATTATACAAGAATAAAATTAATTTAAAACCAGTGTTCACTTGGAAAACAAAAATAGCGCAAATTAAAATAATGCCCTCGGGGAGAACTATCGGCTATGGATTGACCTATAAAACAAAAAAAGAAACCAAGATTGCCATTATTCCTCAAGGCTACGCAGACGGATTTGATCGAGGTTTTTCCAATAATGGCGTAGTGCTGATCAAGGGTACTCGATGCAAAATTTTAGGCAGAGTGTCTATGAATATGTTTACAGTAGATGTGAGCCATCTGAAGGGTGTTAGAATGGAAGATGAAGTGGTACTTTTGGGAAAACAGGGTAAAAGTGAAATTACTGCAGAAGAAATGGCAAAAAGAATTAATACTATTAATTATGAGATGACCACGCGGATAAGTGCATTGCTACCAAGAATTATTGTGAATTACGAAACATAA